The Gemmatimonadota bacterium genome window below encodes:
- a CDS encoding cell division/cell wall cluster transcriptional repressor MraZ yields the protein MTGFLGRFEYQLDQKGRVSLPADYRHKAQGTRFVLLQWERTHLTLFPEEVWGEVKERLLELRRTRADLSQVLRDVTSRATEVEPDKQGRILIPGWLKERAGLKGAVLLIGAMDRIEVWDPKTFLDRHPDEVPEDAERAAEMHRIFG from the coding sequence GTGACGGGGTTTCTCGGGCGGTTTGAATACCAGCTGGATCAGAAAGGGCGGGTGAGCCTGCCGGCCGATTATCGCCACAAGGCCCAGGGCACCCGCTTCGTTCTCCTCCAGTGGGAGCGCACCCACCTCACCCTCTTTCCAGAAGAGGTGTGGGGCGAGGTCAAGGAGCGGCTCCTCGAACTGCGCCGTACCCGTGCCGATCTGTCGCAAGTGCTCCGCGACGTGACCTCGCGGGCGACCGAAGTGGAGCCCGACAAGCAGGGGCGCATCCTGATTCCCGGGTGGCTGAAAGAGCGCGCTGGGCTGAAGGGGGCGGTTCTCCTCATCGGTGCGATGGACCGGATCGAGGTCTGGGATCCAAAGACGTTCCTGGACCGGCACCCCGACGAAGTGCCGGAGGATGCGGAGCGGGCGGCGGAGATGCACCGGATCTTCGGCTGA
- the rsmH gene encoding 16S rRNA (cytosine(1402)-N(4))-methyltransferase RsmH, whose translation MAKDFHHQPVLVREVVNLMEPAGRGEIMDGTAGGGGHTLALLERYPECRILAVDRDPEALAAARVNVGRHEGRVRFFEGGFEEAARSAADEGPKLAGALLDLGVSAHQLDRDARGFTFRPEAPLDMRMTGAKGAGPTAADVLNGWEEEELRRIFREYGEEPQARRLAKAVTLLRGDRPFRVAADFIEAMEKAFRRPPTIKEKARCFMSLRLEVNREIEVLEAALPALKEALCPGGILAVISYHSLEDRRVKQAFQSWSQGCVCPPKLPVCLCGGKASGTLITRRVVRPDEDEVEANPRARSARLRAWRKAA comes from the coding sequence TTGGCGAAAGACTTCCACCATCAGCCGGTGTTGGTCCGGGAGGTCGTCAATCTGATGGAGCCCGCGGGGCGCGGGGAGATCATGGACGGAACCGCTGGGGGCGGCGGCCACACCCTCGCGCTTCTCGAGCGATATCCGGAGTGCCGGATCCTCGCGGTGGATCGGGACCCCGAGGCGCTGGCGGCGGCGCGAGTGAACGTGGGGCGCCACGAGGGGCGGGTTCGATTCTTTGAGGGAGGGTTCGAGGAGGCGGCCCGCTCCGCGGCCGACGAGGGGCCGAAGCTGGCGGGGGCCCTGCTCGACCTGGGAGTGAGCGCACACCAGCTCGATCGCGACGCGCGGGGATTCACCTTTCGGCCCGAGGCTCCACTCGACATGAGAATGACGGGCGCGAAAGGCGCCGGGCCGACGGCTGCCGACGTCCTGAACGGGTGGGAGGAGGAGGAGCTCCGGCGGATTTTCCGTGAATACGGGGAGGAGCCCCAGGCGCGACGGCTCGCGAAGGCCGTAACTCTACTTCGGGGCGACCGCCCCTTTCGCGTCGCGGCTGACTTCATCGAAGCGATGGAGAAGGCCTTTCGGCGGCCGCCCACGATCAAAGAGAAGGCTCGTTGCTTCATGAGCCTGCGACTCGAGGTGAACAGGGAGATCGAGGTCCTCGAGGCCGCGCTCCCCGCCCTCAAGGAGGCGCTGTGCCCGGGCGGGATTCTGGCCGTGATCTCCTACCACTCTCTGGAGGACCGGCGGGTAAAGCAGGCCTTCCAGTCCTGGAGCCAGGGCTGCGTCTGTCCCCCCAAGCTCCCCGTTTGCCTCTGCGGGGGGAAGGCGTCCGGGACTCTCATCACCCGCCGCGTCGTCCGCCCCGACGAAGACGAAGTCGAGGCGAACCCTCGCGCACGAAGTGCGCGGCTGAGGGCCTGGAGGAAGGCGGCATGA
- a CDS encoding cell division protein FtsL, which yields MRSANPLLVALAAALLLASLSLVTWRQARALEELAELDGLRREISLLEAERTDLETRIQALESRGRVLRTASERLGMRRPNDASGEIVLLSGTEP from the coding sequence ATGAGATCCGCGAACCCCCTTCTCGTGGCGCTGGCCGCGGCGCTCCTCCTCGCCTCGCTCAGCCTCGTGACCTGGCGTCAGGCTCGGGCGCTTGAAGAGCTGGCGGAACTCGACGGTCTCCGTCGGGAGATCTCGCTTCTCGAGGCGGAGCGGACCGACCTCGAGACGCGGATCCAGGCTCTCGAGAGCCGGGGAAGGGTCCTACGCACCGCGAGCGAGCGCCTCGGCATGCGTCGGCCGAACGACGCGTCCGGAGAGATCGTTCTCCTCTCGGGGACCGAGCCATGA
- a CDS encoding penicillin-binding transpeptidase domain-containing protein: MTRRSSTKPQRSTNRKRAAPTGNGFPSERTLEWRRRILLGAWVFGGALLFARAVELQVLEGTEWREEAERQHQMLGEVAAPRGAIFDREGLYLALSHETFRVALAPHELTDRGQAAELLAAALDLSPAQARRYTNDSRRWVTIPGRFPPAVRDALSGARGIYIERELRRAYPHDDLFKGVLGGVVDGVGTGGIEQEFGDLLEGTPGTEIVARDSEGRAIPGETWVTRAPAAGGTVVLTLDTALQEIAHEALLEAVENTGARGGDLIVTEPWTGEILALASLRDGETGLAGINTPYEPGSTLKPFTVATLLREGRAELADSVDTGMGSWVINRRTIQDVAPVGGMLTLARALQVSSNVGIAKFAQSLDPNEQFEGLRDFGFGVPTGIALPGEASGVLRRPSSWSSQSAASLAIGYEINVTPIQMAMAYGAIANGGVLMEPRLVLEIRDESGRVIQRFDPEPVRRVLSEEIAEEITATLVGAVETGTGTQARLASFAVAGKSGTARAYGAGGYEEGAYVASFVGFFPAEQPQLVIYVKLERPQGAYYGGATAAPVTRATMEAILAARRPPLDREALAAIAAAQRLPRSSVPVVAAALAEPVEVAPSPPPVVNGRISVPDVRELSPRAAARRLHSMGLSVIWESAGTVTGTVPSPGTLVLLGDTIRLLPVVAPGPPKVTRGADD, from the coding sequence ATGACGCGCCGCTCTTCGACGAAGCCGCAGCGCTCGACCAACCGAAAACGGGCTGCTCCGACCGGGAACGGTTTCCCCTCAGAGCGCACGCTCGAATGGCGGCGGAGGATTCTCCTCGGAGCCTGGGTCTTCGGTGGAGCGCTCCTTTTCGCGCGTGCCGTCGAGCTCCAGGTACTCGAGGGCACGGAATGGCGCGAGGAAGCGGAACGCCAGCACCAGATGTTGGGCGAGGTCGCGGCTCCCCGCGGAGCGATTTTCGACCGCGAGGGACTCTACCTCGCACTGTCGCACGAGACCTTCCGAGTGGCGCTCGCGCCGCACGAATTGACCGACCGAGGACAAGCCGCAGAGCTCCTGGCCGCGGCGCTCGACCTCTCTCCCGCACAGGCTCGCCGTTACACCAACGATTCCCGTCGCTGGGTTACCATTCCCGGACGTTTTCCCCCGGCGGTGCGGGATGCGCTCTCCGGAGCGCGGGGGATCTACATCGAGCGGGAGCTGCGCCGCGCCTATCCGCACGACGATCTCTTCAAAGGGGTTCTGGGCGGCGTCGTGGACGGGGTCGGGACGGGAGGAATCGAGCAAGAATTCGGGGACCTGCTCGAGGGGACCCCGGGGACCGAGATCGTCGCGCGGGATTCCGAGGGGCGGGCGATCCCCGGAGAAACCTGGGTCACGCGCGCTCCCGCGGCGGGGGGCACGGTCGTTCTCACCCTCGACACCGCGCTCCAGGAGATCGCGCACGAGGCGCTCCTCGAAGCCGTTGAGAACACGGGCGCGCGGGGCGGCGATCTCATCGTCACCGAGCCATGGACGGGAGAGATCCTGGCGCTCGCTTCGCTCCGCGACGGAGAGACCGGCCTGGCGGGGATCAACACCCCGTACGAGCCGGGTTCGACCCTCAAGCCCTTCACAGTGGCGACCCTCCTCCGCGAGGGGCGGGCCGAGCTGGCGGACTCCGTGGACACCGGAATGGGATCCTGGGTGATCAACCGCCGCACCATCCAGGATGTCGCGCCTGTCGGTGGAATGCTGACGCTCGCGCGGGCACTCCAAGTCTCGTCCAACGTGGGGATCGCCAAGTTCGCGCAGAGTCTCGATCCAAACGAGCAATTCGAAGGCCTCCGCGACTTCGGTTTCGGTGTGCCGACCGGGATCGCACTTCCCGGCGAGGCGAGCGGGGTCCTCCGGCGTCCGTCCTCCTGGTCCTCCCAGTCGGCGGCGTCGCTCGCGATCGGCTACGAGATCAACGTGACCCCGATCCAGATGGCGATGGCGTACGGCGCGATCGCGAATGGCGGGGTCCTCATGGAGCCCCGACTCGTGCTGGAAATCCGTGACGAGTCGGGGCGCGTGATCCAGCGCTTCGACCCGGAGCCCGTTCGACGTGTGCTTTCGGAGGAGATCGCGGAGGAGATCACAGCGACCCTCGTGGGTGCCGTGGAGACGGGAACAGGCACCCAGGCGCGCCTCGCGTCCTTCGCGGTTGCCGGGAAAAGTGGAACGGCGCGCGCTTACGGAGCGGGTGGGTACGAAGAGGGAGCTTACGTGGCCTCCTTCGTCGGGTTTTTCCCGGCCGAACAACCCCAGCTCGTCATCTACGTGAAGCTGGAGCGTCCACAGGGGGCCTATTACGGCGGAGCGACGGCGGCGCCGGTGACCCGCGCCACCATGGAGGCCATCCTCGCGGCACGCCGTCCGCCCCTCGACCGCGAGGCGCTCGCAGCGATCGCCGCGGCGCAACGCCTTCCACGGTCCTCGGTGCCCGTGGTCGCCGCCGCGTTGGCCGAGCCCGTCGAGGTTGCGCCCTCGCCCCCACCCGTGGTCAACGGGCGGATCTCGGTGCCCGACGTGCGGGAGCTCTCTCCCCGCGCGGCGGCAAGGCGGCTCCACTCGATGGGGCTCTCGGTGATCTGGGAGTCGGCCGGAACCGTGACCGGAACCGTCCCCTCTCCCGGGACACTCGTTCTTCTCGGGGACACGATCCGGCTCCTTCCCGTCGTCGCACCCGGACCTCCCAAAGTCACGAGGGGCGCCGATGATTAG
- a CDS encoding UDP-N-acetylmuramoyl-L-alanyl-D-glutamate--2,6-diaminopimelate ligase: MIRSPLTLDRLVEALKGAGLEAELQGPGKLAVAAAAQESGRIGEGELFLAWKGTATDAHDFVAEAAERRAAAAVVERFVEAPIPQIRVNDGRRAAAILAHLLAGEPTRHLRVAAVTGTNGKTTTALLARHLLGTLGPAAAMGTLGTVGPDGEVVPGSGGLTTPGPVQLANALEWLVEKGMTTVTMEASSHALDQRRLDGLEVEAAVFTNLTRDHLDYHKSFAAYRDAKARLLLLVRAGGGVVVNGGDPAWSGLPPVKERLLIGRIEGDEVAGVPPCEGERLPDLVAENVDLTGEGSRFRVRWGEDDAAVSLPLLGRFNIENAVAALGAGLLMGVSLDEGAAALADAPPPLGRLEVTVREPVPVILDYAHTPDALRRVLETLRPLYPGRLILVFGAGGDRDRAKRPEMGKVAVAGADVLIVTSDNPRTEDPEAIIAEILAGMVGATYERITDRRKAIARALEVAEPGDAILLAGKGHETYQVIGTEKRPFDERKIVRELLDDGRAA, from the coding sequence ATGATTAGGTCGCCCCTGACGCTCGATCGGCTGGTCGAGGCCCTGAAGGGGGCCGGACTCGAGGCCGAGCTTCAGGGACCGGGAAAACTGGCGGTCGCCGCCGCGGCACAGGAATCGGGGCGAATCGGAGAGGGCGAGCTCTTCCTGGCCTGGAAAGGGACGGCAACGGACGCACACGACTTCGTGGCGGAGGCTGCCGAACGCCGCGCGGCGGCGGCTGTCGTCGAGCGCTTCGTCGAGGCGCCGATCCCGCAGATCCGGGTGAACGACGGGCGTCGGGCCGCCGCCATCCTGGCCCACCTCCTGGCGGGTGAGCCGACTCGTCACCTCCGCGTCGCCGCCGTGACGGGGACAAACGGAAAAACGACGACGGCGCTCCTGGCGCGTCATCTCCTCGGTACGCTCGGACCGGCGGCCGCGATGGGGACACTCGGCACCGTGGGCCCGGACGGAGAGGTCGTCCCGGGTTCGGGCGGGCTCACGACCCCTGGCCCCGTGCAGCTGGCGAACGCCCTCGAATGGTTGGTCGAAAAAGGGATGACCACGGTCACAATGGAGGCCTCTTCCCACGCGCTCGATCAGCGGCGGCTCGATGGGCTCGAGGTGGAGGCGGCCGTCTTCACGAACCTTACGCGCGATCACCTCGACTATCACAAGAGCTTCGCGGCGTACCGGGATGCGAAGGCCCGGCTTCTCCTCCTGGTTCGTGCAGGCGGGGGCGTCGTGGTGAACGGGGGAGATCCGGCCTGGTCCGGACTTCCTCCGGTGAAGGAACGACTTCTGATCGGACGGATCGAGGGGGATGAGGTGGCGGGGGTGCCCCCGTGCGAGGGTGAGCGCCTCCCCGATCTGGTGGCCGAGAACGTGGATCTGACGGGGGAAGGGAGCCGCTTTCGGGTGCGGTGGGGTGAAGACGATGCAGCGGTGTCCCTTCCCCTCCTCGGTCGATTCAACATCGAGAATGCAGTCGCCGCCCTCGGGGCGGGACTTCTCATGGGTGTCAGTCTCGACGAGGGAGCCGCGGCGCTGGCGGACGCACCGCCACCCCTCGGGCGCCTCGAAGTGACGGTGCGCGAGCCGGTTCCCGTCATCCTCGACTACGCACACACCCCGGACGCGCTCCGCCGCGTGCTCGAAACGCTCCGTCCCCTTTACCCGGGGCGGCTCATCCTCGTCTTCGGCGCCGGGGGAGACCGGGACCGCGCGAAGCGCCCGGAGATGGGGAAAGTCGCGGTCGCCGGCGCCGACGTGCTCATCGTCACCTCCGACAATCCGCGCACCGAGGACCCCGAAGCGATCATCGCGGAGATTCTTGCCGGGATGGTCGGGGCGACTTACGAGCGGATCACCGACCGACGGAAGGCGATCGCGCGGGCGCTCGAAGTCGCCGAGCCGGGGGATGCGATCCTCCTCGCCGGGAAAGGACACGAGACCTACCAGGTCATCGGGACGGAGAAGCGCCCCTTCGACGAGCGGAAAATCGTCCGTGAGCTCCTGGACGACGGGAGGGCCGCTTGA
- the murF gene encoding UDP-N-acetylmuramoyl-tripeptide--D-alanyl-D-alanine ligase, whose amino-acid sequence MTHGFTWTDARVRDALGIGEAGADPRLAFTGVSTDTRSVSTGQLFVALTGERFDGHDFVGEAVARGARGAIVSRSVEPDSALTLYRVDDTLTALGALARYRRRALPARVVGVTGSAGKTTVKNFLAAALAPSYRVHATRGNLNNRVGVPLTLLGTPETTEILVLEMGTSEPGEIAILTTVSEPDASVVTTVSEAHLEGLGSFQGVLREKLDLTRGTRTGGPIVVGDVPEELPREARAMRPDVQVAGFTSLADAELRAELHAEPDEEGRFRFRLWDREITAPVPGRHGARNFLLALVMARSLGARLDAAVRGASEVRAGSLRGEVRRVGGLTLLLDCYNANPQSVAAALDLLAELPGARGRIAFLGTMLELGEETGRLHRAVLERALALPLDLIVASGAFADPARVLSRGRGSEHPALLAAETIEEGYAALLPRLTGSETVLLKASRGVAMEGLLDRFEADFGGEG is encoded by the coding sequence TTGACCCACGGCTTCACTTGGACGGATGCCCGGGTGCGCGATGCACTCGGGATCGGGGAAGCGGGTGCCGATCCGCGGCTCGCCTTCACCGGTGTCTCGACCGACACTCGCTCGGTTTCGACCGGGCAACTCTTCGTCGCGCTCACCGGTGAGCGTTTCGACGGCCACGACTTCGTGGGCGAGGCAGTGGCCCGGGGAGCGCGGGGCGCGATCGTCTCACGCTCGGTCGAGCCGGACTCCGCGCTCACGTTGTACCGGGTGGACGACACGCTCACGGCGCTCGGCGCCCTGGCGCGGTACCGTCGGCGGGCTCTTCCGGCGCGAGTGGTGGGGGTCACCGGGTCGGCGGGAAAAACGACCGTGAAAAATTTCCTCGCCGCGGCTCTCGCCCCATCGTACCGAGTCCACGCCACACGGGGGAATCTGAACAATCGGGTGGGCGTTCCCCTGACCTTGCTCGGGACGCCCGAAACCACGGAGATCCTGGTCCTCGAGATGGGGACGAGTGAACCGGGGGAGATTGCGATCCTGACCACGGTCAGCGAGCCTGACGCCTCAGTGGTGACCACGGTCAGCGAGGCTCATCTCGAAGGGCTCGGTTCCTTCCAGGGAGTCCTGCGGGAGAAATTGGATCTGACCCGGGGAACACGCACCGGCGGGCCCATCGTCGTGGGGGATGTCCCCGAAGAGCTTCCTCGCGAGGCGCGGGCGATGAGGCCGGACGTGCAGGTCGCCGGATTCACGTCCCTCGCCGACGCGGAGCTGCGCGCGGAGCTCCACGCCGAGCCGGACGAAGAGGGGCGCTTCCGCTTCCGACTCTGGGACCGCGAGATCACCGCGCCCGTTCCGGGACGGCATGGGGCGCGGAACTTCCTCCTGGCCCTCGTCATGGCCCGCTCCCTCGGCGCGAGGCTCGACGCCGCCGTCCGTGGGGCGTCGGAAGTGCGGGCGGGGTCGCTCCGAGGCGAAGTGCGGCGCGTCGGAGGCCTGACCCTCCTCCTGGATTGTTACAACGCGAATCCGCAGTCCGTCGCGGCCGCGCTCGACCTCCTGGCCGAACTCCCGGGCGCGAGGGGGCGGATCGCCTTCCTGGGGACCATGCTCGAGCTGGGTGAAGAGACAGGTCGCCTTCACCGCGCCGTGCTGGAACGGGCCCTCGCTCTCCCTCTGGACCTCATCGTCGCCTCCGGCGCGTTCGCGGATCCTGCGCGGGTGCTCTCCCGTGGGCGTGGTTCCGAGCACCCCGCGCTCCTGGCGGCCGAGACGATCGAGGAGGGATACGCCGCGCTCCTTCCGCGCCTCACCGGATCCGAGACGGTCCTCTTGAAGGCATCGCGCGGCGTGGCGATGGAGGGACTCCTCGACCGCTTCGAGGCGGACTTCGGGGGAGAAGGCTGA
- the mraY gene encoding phospho-N-acetylmuramoyl-pentapeptide-transferase, which yields MFYHFLPRFADFHIIFNVFNYLTFRSAGAVVTSFVIAFLAGPRTIRWLRELRVGQVVRTEGPETHLKKAGTPTMGGSLIVGSAAISTLLWAQLTNWYVVLAFLTLLWMGAIGFMDDYLKVVRNHPKGLIAFYKLVGQFSFGIALGLFLLFHPISPVQPTWTMVPFFDGWAAAFWPPAYVAFVSFIISGSANAVNFTDGLDGLAAGLGAVALATFGIFAYLIGRVDTSAYLGLFYLPGSGELAVFAAALAGGAVGFLWFNAHPAEVFMGDTGSLALGGALAVLAILLKAEFLLAIVGGVFVAEALSVMLQMGWFKYTRRRTGEGKRLFLMAPVHHHFEKAGWSETKVVVRFWILGILCALVAFSTLKIR from the coding sequence ATGTTCTATCACTTCCTCCCGCGCTTCGCGGACTTCCACATCATCTTCAACGTCTTCAACTACCTGACGTTCCGGTCCGCAGGCGCGGTCGTGACGTCATTCGTCATCGCCTTTCTGGCGGGACCGAGAACGATCCGGTGGCTGCGCGAGCTTCGCGTGGGCCAGGTGGTTCGGACCGAAGGCCCCGAAACCCATCTGAAGAAAGCCGGGACGCCCACCATGGGCGGGAGCCTGATCGTCGGATCGGCCGCGATCTCCACCCTTCTCTGGGCGCAGCTCACGAACTGGTACGTCGTCCTCGCTTTCCTCACGCTCCTCTGGATGGGGGCGATCGGCTTCATGGACGACTACCTGAAGGTGGTGCGAAACCACCCGAAGGGGCTGATCGCGTTCTACAAGCTCGTGGGGCAGTTCTCCTTCGGGATCGCCCTCGGGCTCTTCCTCCTCTTCCACCCGATCTCGCCCGTCCAGCCGACCTGGACGATGGTTCCGTTCTTCGACGGGTGGGCCGCGGCCTTCTGGCCTCCGGCCTACGTGGCCTTCGTCTCTTTCATCATCTCCGGGTCGGCGAATGCGGTGAACTTCACCGACGGGCTCGATGGGCTCGCCGCGGGGCTGGGGGCGGTCGCGCTCGCGACCTTCGGGATCTTCGCCTACCTGATCGGCCGCGTGGATACCTCCGCCTACCTCGGGCTCTTTTACCTTCCCGGCTCGGGGGAACTCGCCGTCTTCGCGGCCGCGCTCGCCGGTGGCGCGGTGGGATTCCTCTGGTTCAACGCCCACCCCGCCGAGGTCTTCATGGGCGACACGGGGTCGCTCGCCCTCGGGGGAGCGCTCGCCGTCCTCGCCATTCTGCTCAAGGCCGAGTTCCTCCTCGCGATCGTGGGCGGCGTCTTCGTCGCCGAAGCGCTCTCGGTCATGCTGCAGATGGGCTGGTTCAAGTACACCCGCCGCCGCACGGGGGAAGGGAAGCGGCTTTTTCTCATGGCTCCGGTACACCACCACTTCGAAAAAGCAGGATGGTCGGAAACGAAGGTGGTGGTCCGCTTCTGGATCCTGGGAATCCTCTGCGCCCTCGTCGCCTTCAGCACGCTGAAGATCCGCTGA
- the murD gene encoding UDP-N-acetylmuramoyl-L-alanine--D-glutamate ligase: MGASVSIIGLGASGISAARLALTKGETVYVSDVSTNPRVAARGRELELLGAEVQLGSHDLDRIQASRLVVVSPGIAPDTPVLAALRSRGVRWISEPEFAVRFYSGSLIAITGTNGKTTTSSLTAHLLESSGITAALGGNVGGSLAPPASDLALLDPPPAWYVLEMSSFQLADTLSFAPEIGVVTNLAPDHLDRYPDTTTYFADKALLFRNAKESSLWVLNGDDPATLALPGSAAGVRHLFTWASPGNERAGTNGSRGKPSPSAYVRDGVLTLAVGGSRGEEGGDEAPLLPRGELQLLGRHNVMNALAASLAARLAGADPEGIRKGLRSFRPLPHRLEPVLDGGGVLWVNDSKATNVAASLSAIRSMERPLVLLLGGKDKGEDFRPLGRALSGKSRAVVMYGAAAARLGRELAEALGEKEASSSRKAPVLLHVAGGLEEAVALAGSVTEAGDAVLLAPACSSFDEFEGYEARGRRFAELASLLGSSREGGER, encoded by the coding sequence ATGGGAGCCTCGGTTTCGATCATCGGCCTGGGAGCGAGCGGAATCTCCGCCGCGCGCCTGGCCCTCACGAAAGGAGAAACCGTCTATGTCTCGGACGTCTCGACCAACCCTCGCGTTGCAGCTCGTGGACGTGAGCTCGAACTCCTGGGAGCCGAAGTCCAGCTGGGATCCCACGACCTCGACCGGATCCAAGCGTCCCGCCTGGTGGTGGTATCCCCAGGAATCGCCCCGGACACTCCTGTGCTCGCGGCTCTCCGGTCGAGGGGCGTCCGATGGATCTCCGAACCCGAGTTTGCCGTTCGGTTCTACTCGGGTTCACTGATCGCCATCACGGGCACGAATGGGAAAACGACGACCTCCTCACTGACGGCGCACCTCCTCGAGAGCTCGGGAATCACGGCTGCGCTCGGGGGGAATGTCGGAGGGTCGCTCGCGCCACCGGCTTCGGATCTGGCGCTGCTCGATCCGCCTCCGGCGTGGTACGTCCTCGAGATGAGCTCCTTCCAGCTCGCGGACACCCTGAGCTTTGCGCCGGAGATCGGCGTGGTGACGAACCTCGCGCCGGACCATCTGGATCGTTACCCGGACACGACGACGTATTTCGCGGACAAGGCGCTTCTCTTCCGGAACGCGAAAGAGTCGAGCCTCTGGGTGCTGAACGGGGACGACCCCGCGACCCTGGCGCTTCCCGGCAGCGCGGCCGGCGTGCGGCATCTTTTCACCTGGGCTTCGCCCGGGAACGAGCGGGCCGGGACGAATGGATCGCGAGGAAAGCCGTCGCCGTCGGCTTACGTGCGGGACGGGGTCCTCACGCTTGCCGTGGGTGGATCGAGGGGTGAGGAGGGTGGGGACGAGGCGCCCCTCCTCCCTCGTGGGGAGCTCCAGCTCCTGGGGCGACACAACGTCATGAATGCCCTCGCCGCTTCCCTCGCGGCGCGTCTCGCCGGGGCCGACCCGGAGGGAATCCGGAAGGGGCTCCGGTCGTTCCGGCCTCTCCCGCACCGGCTGGAGCCGGTCCTCGACGGGGGGGGCGTCCTCTGGGTGAACGACTCGAAGGCGACGAACGTCGCCGCCTCGCTCAGCGCGATCCGGAGCATGGAACGCCCTCTCGTCCTCCTCCTCGGGGGAAAGGACAAAGGCGAGGACTTCCGCCCACTCGGGCGGGCGCTGTCCGGCAAGTCACGCGCGGTGGTGATGTACGGGGCCGCGGCGGCGCGGCTCGGAAGAGAATTGGCGGAGGCACTCGGAGAGAAGGAGGCGAGCTCGTCGCGGAAGGCCCCCGTACTTCTTCACGTCGCGGGGGGACTCGAAGAGGCCGTCGCGCTCGCGGGATCGGTCACCGAGGCCGGGGACGCGGTGCTCCTCGCCCCCGCCTGCTCCTCCTTCGATGAATTCGAGGGTTACGAGGCGCGGGGGAGGCGGTTCGCGGAGCTCGCGAGCTTGCTCGGATCTTCGCGCGAAGGCGGCGAGCGATGA
- a CDS encoding putative peptidoglycan glycosyltransferase FtsW, translating into MTPLRTDLGSLVPPSFPDTGIGRGWEPAVLAGVTLVLLCFGLVNLYSASSFLAQRQDFADTFYVLRQTAGAAVGLFILVACARVPHGWWRHVAWPLLVATWICLLLLVLPWTQAIAPPTNGARRWLELGISFQPSEIAKLAVIIWTAHLAVKKSGQFRSLTKGLFPFLLVWGITIAPILLQPDLSTAFVVGAAGAITVFAAGARIGHFVALGIGLLPLAVAQLGSGFRLERLIAFRDVEAHATNAGYQIHQSLIALGSGGIAGVGFGAGRQKFGFLPEPHNDFIFSMIGEEWGLLGVAFLLVLYLALVLVGFRIARRAGDPFGELLAIGLTSLIALHAFLHMGVGLGLLPPTGLSLPLVSYGRSNLLVILAAVGMLISIARGSADPGRTSG; encoded by the coding sequence ATGACCCCGCTCCGGACCGACCTCGGTTCCTTGGTCCCGCCCTCCTTTCCGGACACCGGAATCGGGCGCGGGTGGGAGCCGGCCGTCCTCGCCGGGGTCACTCTCGTCCTCCTCTGCTTCGGCCTCGTGAACCTCTATTCCGCCTCGTCCTTTCTTGCGCAGAGGCAGGACTTCGCCGACACCTTCTACGTCTTGCGTCAGACCGCGGGAGCGGCCGTCGGGCTCTTCATCCTCGTCGCGTGCGCGCGGGTTCCGCACGGCTGGTGGCGCCACGTCGCCTGGCCTCTCCTCGTGGCGACCTGGATCTGCCTCCTTCTCCTCGTCCTTCCCTGGACGCAAGCGATCGCCCCACCGACGAACGGCGCTCGCCGTTGGCTCGAGCTCGGAATTTCCTTCCAGCCCTCGGAGATCGCGAAGCTCGCCGTCATCATCTGGACGGCGCATCTCGCGGTGAAGAAAAGCGGGCAGTTCCGAAGCCTGACGAAGGGACTCTTCCCCTTTCTCCTCGTCTGGGGCATCACGATCGCGCCGATCCTCCTCCAGCCCGATCTCTCGACCGCCTTTGTCGTCGGCGCGGCGGGGGCGATCACCGTTTTTGCGGCGGGGGCGCGCATCGGGCACTTCGTCGCGCTCGGGATCGGGCTCCTCCCGCTCGCGGTGGCGCAACTCGGATCCGGATTCCGGCTCGAGCGCCTCATCGCCTTCCGGGACGTGGAGGCCCACGCGACGAACGCGGGTTATCAGATCCACCAATCTCTCATCGCGCTCGGCTCGGGCGGGATCGCGGGCGTCGGCTTCGGGGCTGGGCGCCAGAAGTTCGGCTTCCTTCCGGAACCGCACAACGACTTCATCTTCTCGATGATCGGTGAAGAGTGGGGGCTTCTCGGCGTGGCCTTTCTCCTCGTCCTCTACCTCGCGTTGGTCCTGGTCGGATTCCGGATCGCGCGGCGGGCCGGGGACCCCTTCGGGGAGCTCCTCGCGATCGGGCTCACGAGCCTGATCGCCCTGCACGCCTTCCTGCACATGGGCGTCGGGCTCGGGCTCCTGCCGCCCACGGGGCTCTCCCTCCCGCTCGTGTCGTACGGGAGGTCGAACCTCCTCGTGATTCTGGCCGCCGTGGGGATGCTCATTTCCATCGCGCGCGGAAGCGCGGATCCTGGGAGGACCTCGGGATGA